From one Numenius arquata chromosome 33, bNumArq3.hap1.1, whole genome shotgun sequence genomic stretch:
- the CHCHD5 gene encoding coiled-coil-helix-coiled-coil-helix domain-containing protein 5, with protein MQAALEITARYCRNEMEEYGRCVAASPASWQRDCHRLRLSMSRCAAAHPIVQQIRQDCAEPFAAFEQCLKENQASVMNCSDHVNAFLLCADQVKPST; from the exons at GCAGGCGGCCCTGGAGATCACGGCACGCTACTGCCGTAACGAGATGGAGGAGTACGGCCGGTGCGTGGCCGCCAGCCCGGCCTCCTGGCAGCGCGACTGTCACCGTCTCCGCCTCAGCATGTCCCGCTGCGCCGCCGCACA CCCTATCGTGCAGCAGATCCGGCAGGACTGCGCCGAGCCCTTCGCCGCCTTCGAGCAGTGCCTGAAGGAGAACCAAGCCTCCGTCATGAACTGCAGCGACCACGTCAACGCCTTCCTGCTCTGCGCGGACCAGGTGAAGCCCTCCACGTGA